A section of the Lampris incognitus isolate fLamInc1 chromosome 8, fLamInc1.hap2, whole genome shotgun sequence genome encodes:
- the tecta gene encoding alpha-tectorin: MVRPGNPVIVLHLLSILAQGGATTQDILYPFGSSHRDLETPKMDDGSSPEVVLLIPFIFFNIPYRSIFVNNNGVISFNVQVSQFTPEAFPLSDSRSFIAPLWADVHNGIRGDVYYRETTEAEILERATQDVRKYFKNMPTFTATWVFIATWHQVTFYGGSQTTPVNTFQTVLISDGVTFFSMFNYGEITWSTGTASGGDPLTGLGGTTAQSGFNGGDIGHFFNLPGSRSNDIVNIEQTTNVNLPGRWLFRIDADLIDPANGCSYNGRFYRRGEIFWLSDQCSQRCRCLDTNNEVLCQEAPCGQLENCEQQEGAFYCQPTRTSTCVVFGDPHYHTFDGFLYHFQGTCSYLLARPCWEVAGLPFFSVEAKNENRGAASVSWLRDVTVEVYSHRVTLPKGSLGTVQVDGLMKTLPVQLQHGAIRVYQSGVAVALETDFGLLVAYDGQHYASISLPSSYFNNTCGLCGNYNDDPADDPVLPDGSLAESVVELGGSWRAEDTDWRCTDGCDQNCSVCDAVTEAFYFRSDYCGLINKTDGPFRDCRAVVDPTAFVYSCVYDMCSNRDNITTLCQAIQAYTLACQALGVTIRPWRSRNFCALSCPEFSHYEVCTSACPASCSDLTAPLYCAHPCTEGCQCDTGYVLSGSRCVQHEDCGCERDGLYYPLNDTFWAGPSSEGGECTLRCICGPAGEISCFNDSCKEGEVCMAEVGLLGCYPRREGMCSIAQNSVLSSFDGTFLPFPDDSSYYLLKLCVAAPANVSTVEVKIGRRLVNKGPTWIRPVVVRVAYLEAQMGGSDLETVKVNGEVVALPYVHPLELMTIYRAPGNATVVESSGLLRVHYTRQGFLNISLSTIFYNATCGLCGVFNSNTTDDLRLPSGRLAESTEQFTEGWRAIADDLTCNGDCDDLYRMCTDLRLYQSPWMCGNINDPGNSSFLACHAAVNPSPFFRNCLYNMCVKEGNRSALCSSLQAYASACQDAQVGLASWRSATNCPLPCPENSHFEECTSACPLTCANLDEPMEPCPLPCQEDCQCEEGFALRDGLCVARSDCGCMSQGRQLATNQTFWSDWECQERCYCNGSDNSVYCHFTPCHPEEYCQESDGLYFCQPRTEALCVAAGYGHFLPFGGVPFELQSSCTLRMATTSCGVEAVTETSGTFPRFKLGARNEERDTGQAIWVRGFVLEVYDYEIEVSQTYKNTITVNKERLYLPLKLGPGKVSIFTSGMQLILETDFGLKVAFDWNTLLLLTIPRNLYNTSCGLCQGIPLFSPTLTTTDYGMSWAERDTFCQVGCGDSCPRCGMAEKSLSNDAPLMVADANMNAGAEEVADEGNTGMRFHIGDGLYVFVEPEAVRLCGLIADRGGVFARCHSKVAPAFFYQSCLQDTCLDQGARDTICNWLQIYASTCQIQGVPVFGWRSDTPCVQSCPPNSHYSSCMSVCPPQCAPARGQRDCTQDCVEGCQCDQGYVLNGKSCILPQNCGCYTDSKYYEPKQLFWNGDCTKRCQCIGRNLIQCDPRRCKAEEECTLRYGVRGCFTRRSQHCVASGGGVFKTFDGASLRLPASCSFVLSTNCHKLPDLSFQLIANFDKWSTPNLTTISHVYLYINEENILISGSTVKVNGTPVSVPFVTGLMTRLSTSEGFLVIDTPQDIQVRYNRFNTLSITMGQRLQNKVCGLCGNFNGDPSDDYITSRGKPAVSALELAQSWKTNGMQNSCDETQYVALAQSCENTAVLGLQGEDSCQKLTQMKGFFQPCHGLLDPRPFYQSCYLDGCYNHRKAQVCGSLAAYAEACRSLGILTTKWITQENCSEWIYDPCAGEICTNNTCEQENGGDLCGCPELPSSPGVDDDIIQAEVVCKHAQMEVSISKCKLFQLGFEREDVRINDQHCPGIEGEDFISFHINNTKGHCGSIVQSNGTHIMYKNTVWIESVNNTGNVITRDKTINVEFSCAYELDLKISLETVLKPMLSVINLTLPTQEGNFITKMALYKNSSYRQPYREGEVVLSTRDILFVGVFVEGADENQLILIVNMCWATPTRYSSDRLRYIIIERGCPNIKDNTIGMAENGVSLTCRFHITVFKFIGDYDEVHLHCDVSLCDSETNACKVNCPHNRRMYSKNSEHKQHILSVGPIRKRESDWCEVNNGGCEQICTSKTTGPVCSCVTGMLQRDGKSCRGEQKCVNT, from the exons ATGGTCAGGCCAGGCAATCCAGTTATTGTGCTCCACCTCCTCAGCATATTGGCACAAGGGGGAG CTACTACTCAGGATATTCTCTACCCCTTTGGATCCAGCCATCGGGATCTAGAGACCCCCAAAATGGATGATGGGAGTTCTCCAGAAGTTGTTCTGCTCATCCCATTCATTTTCTTCAACATACCCTACCGGTCCATTTTT GTCAACAACAATGGTGTGATCTCCTTCAACGTGCAGGTGAGCCAATTCACACCAGAGGCCTTTCCTCTGAGTGACAGTAGGTCATTCATTGCCCCCCTTTGGGCAGATGTGCACAATGGCATACGTGGAGATGTGTACTACCGTGAGACCACTGAAGCAGAGATACTAGAGCGGGCTACTCAGGATGTCCGCAAGTACTTCAAAAACATGCCTACCTTCACAGCCACCTGGGTTTTCATCGCAACATGGCACCAGGTCACCTTCTATGGAGGCAGCCAAACAACCCCG GTTAATACATTCCAGACCGTACTGATCTCAGATGGTGTGACATTCTTCTCTATGTTCAACTATGGAGAAATCACATGGAGCACAGGGACAGCCAGCGGAGGAGATCCTTTAACAGGACTGGGTGGGACAACAGCACAG TCAGGTTTCAACGGAGGGGACATCGGCCACTTCTTCAATCTGCCAGGGTCACGCTCAAATGACATAGTGAACATTGAACAAACAACCAATGTAAACCTTCCGGGGCGCTGGCTCTTTCGTATAGATGCTGATCTGATAGATCCTGCCAATGGATGCAGCTACAATG GTCGTTTTTATAGAAGAGGTGAAATCTTTTGGCTGTCTGACCAGTGTTCACAGCGATGCCGGTGTCTAGATACAAACAATGAAGTCCTTTGCCAAGAGGCTCCATGCGGACAACTGGAGAACTGCGAACAACAGGAGGGAGCCTTCTACTGCCAGCCTACCCGCACTAGCACTTGCGTTGTATTTGGTGACCCCCATTACCACACCTTTGATGGCTTCCTCTACCATTTTCAAGGCACCTGCTCTTACCTGTTGGCACGGCCCTGCTGGGAGGTGGCAGGGCTGCCCTTCTTTAGTGTGGAAGCCAAAAATGAGAACCGCGGCGCAGCCTCTGTGTCTTGGCTCAGAGATGTCACCGTGGAGGTGTACAGTCACCGAGTCACACTGCCCAAGGGCAGTCTGGGAACTGTCCAG GTGGATGGTCTGATGAAAACCCTGCCAGTCCAACTCCAGCATGGTGCCATCAGAGTCTATCAGTCCGGGGTTGCTGTTGCATTAGAAACAGACTTTGGACTGTTGGTAGCCTATGATGGCCAACACTATGCATCTATCTCCCTACCAAGCTCCTACTTCAACAACACTTGTGGTCTTTGTGGTAATTATAACGATGACCCTGCTGATGACCCTGTGCTGCCTGATGGCTCGCTAGCAGAGAGCGTGGTAGAGCTAGGCGGCAGCTGGCGAGCAGAGGATACAGACTGGAGATGTACTGACGGCTGTGACCAAAACTGCAGTGTATGCGACGCAGTTACAGAAGCCTTTTACTTTCGCTCTGACTACTGTGGCCTGATCAACAAAACTGATGGTCCCTTTAGGGACTGTAGAGCCGTGGTTGACCCTACAGCTTTCGTCTATAGTTGTGTATATGATATGTGCAGCAACAGAGACAACATCACCACACTCTGTCAGGCTATTCAGGCCTACACACTGGCCTGCCAGGCCTTGGGTGTCACCATACGACCCTGGAGATCTCGTAATTTCTGTG CCTTGTCATGTCCAGAGTTTAGCCACTATGAGGTGTGCACAAGTGCCTGCCCTGCTTCCTGCTCGGACCTTACTGCTCCCCTGTACTGTGCCCATCCTTGCACCGAGGGTTGCCAGTGTGACACAGGCTACGTCCTGAGTGGCAGCCGCTGTGTGCAGCATGAAGATTGTGGCTGCGAGCGGGATGGCCTCTACTATCCCTTAAATGACACTTTCTGGGCAGGCCCCAGCAGTGAAGGTGGGGAATGTACGCTCCGATGCATCTGTGGGCCTGCCGGGGAAATCTCTTGCTTCAACGACTCCTGCAAGGAGGGCGAGGTGTGTATGGCTGAGGTGGGCTTACTGGGCTGTTACCCTCGTAGGGAGGGAATGTGCTCCATCGCCCAGAACTCAGTGCTGTCATCTTTTGATGGCACTTTTCTGCCCTTCCCGGATGACAGCTCCTACTACCTCCTTAAGCTATGTGTCGCAGCACCAGCTAATGTATCAACTGTGGAGGTGAAGATAGGCAGGCGACTGGTAAACAAAGGCCCCACTTGGATAAGGCCTGTGGTTGTAAGGGTGGCCTACCTGGAAGCCCAAATGGGAGGGTCGGATTTAGAAACAGTGAAG GTGAATGGAGAAGTGGTGGCGCTGCCATATGTCCACCCACTGGAGTTGATGACAATCTACAGAGCCCCAGGCAATGCCACAGTGGTGGAGTCCAGTGGTCTGCTACGTGTCCATTACACACGCCAGGGATTTCTCAACATCTCACTCTCAACAATCTTCTATAATGCCACCTGTGGTCTGTGCGGTGTGTTCAACAGCAACACCACAGATGACCTCCGCCTCCCCAGTGGACGTCTAGCAGAGTCCACCGAGCAATTCACAGAGGGCTGGCGGGCCATTGCAGATGACCTCACCTGCAATGGCGACTGCGACGATCTCTATCGTATGTGCACAGACTTGCGTCTCTACCAGAGCCCCTGGATGTGTGGGAACATCAATGACCCGGGGAATAGTTCTTTCCTGGCATGTCACGCAGCAGTTAACCCATCACCGTTCTTCAGGAACTGCCTTTACAACATGTGTGTGAAGGAGGGGAACCGTTCAGCTCTATGTTCATCACTGCAGGCTTACGCCTCTGCATGTCAGGATGCTCAGGTGGGCCTGGCTTCCTGGAGGAGCGCCACTAACTGCC CACTGCCTTGTCCAGAAAACAGTCACTTTGAAGAGTGTACAAGTGCATGCCCTCTGACCTGTGCCAACCTGGATGAGCCCATGGAGCCCTGCCCTCTGCCATGCCAGGAGGACTGCCAGTGTGAGGAGGGATTCGCACTACGGGACGGCCTGTGTGTGGCACGCAGTGACTGTGGCTGTATGAGCCAGGGGCGCCAGCTGGCCACCAATCAGACGTTTTGGAGTGACTGGGAGTGTCAGGAGCGTTGCTACTGCAACGGCTCTGACAACAGTGTGTACTGTCATTTCACACCCTGCCACCCTGAGGAGTACTGCCAGGAGAGCGATGGCCTCTACTTCTGCCAGCCACGCACCGAGGCCCTATGCGTGGCAGCAGGTTACGGGCACTTTCTGCCATTCGGTGGCGTGCCGTTTGAGTTGCAGAGCTCCTGCACTCTAAGaatggccaccaccagctgtgggGTAGAGG CGGTCACTGAAACTTCTGGTACCTTCCCCAGATTTAAACTGGGAGCTCGTAATGAGGAAAGAGACACAGGCCAAGCAATCTGGGTGAGAGGCTTTGTTCTGGAGGTCTACGATTATGAGATCGAGGTGTCTCAAACCTATAAGAACACCATCACA GTGAATAAGGAGCGTCTGTATCTTCCTCTAAAACTGGGGCCAGGGAAAGTCAGCATCTTCACTTCCGGCATGCAACTAATTCTGGAGACAGACTTTGGACTGAAGGTGGCCTTTGACTGGAACACTCTTCTCCTGCTCACCATACCCCGCAACCTCTACAACACCTCTTGTGGCCTCTGCCAAGGCATACCTTTATTCTCACCCACTTTGACAACCACTGACTATGGCATGTCCTGGGCAGAGAGGGACACCTTCTGCCAAGTGGGTTGTGGAGACTCGTGCCCACGTTgtggcatggcagaaaaaagCCTGTCCAATGATGCCCCACTTATGGTGGCAGACGCAAACATGAATGCTGGTGCTGAGGAGGTGGCCGATGAGGGCAACACAGGCATGCGTTTCCACATTGGTGATGGGCTGTATGTGTTTGTTGAGCCAGAGGCTGTGAGGCTGTGTGGGCTGATTGCAGACCGAGGAGGTGTGTTTGCACGCTGTCACAGCAAGGTTGCGCCAGCATTCTTCTATCAGAGTTGTTTGCAAGACACATGTTTGGACCAAGGAGCTCGGGACACCATCTGTAACTGGCTGCAAATCTATGCCAGCACCTGTCAAATCCAAGGAGTGCCTGTTTTTGGCTGGAGGAGTGACACACCCTGTG TCCAGAGCTGCCCACCAAACAGCCACTACTCCAGCTGCATGTCAGTGTGCCCACCCCAGTGTgcccctgcccgtggccagagaGATTGCACCCAGGATTGTGTAGAGGGATGCCAGTGTGACCAGGGCTATGTGCTCAATGGCAAGAGTTGCATCTTGCCTCAAAATTGCGGCTGCTACACTGACAGCAAGTACTACGAG CCGAAGCAGCTGTTTTGGAACGGTGACTGCACCAAGCGTTGCCAATGCATCGGGCGAAACCTGATCCAGTGTGACCCGCGCCGCTGCAAGGCAGAGGAAGAGTGCACCCTCCGCTATGGTGTGAGGGGCTGCTTCACACGACGCTCCCAGCACTGCGTGGCCTCCGGTGGTGGGGTCTTTAAGACCTTCGACGGGGCCTCCCTGCGTCTCCCCGCCTCCTGTTCCTTCGTCCTGTCTACCAATTGTCACAAATTACCTGACCTCTCCTTCCAGCTTATAGCCAACTTTGACAAGTGGAGCACACCTAACCTCACCACAATCTCCCATGTCTATCTCTACATCAATGAAGAGAATATACTCATCTCTGGCAGCACTGTCAAG GTTAATGGCACACCGGTATCGGTACCCTTTGTCACAGGGCTGATGACACGTTTGTCTACTTCAGAAGGCTTTCTCGTCATCGATACACCCCAGGACATCCAGGTACGCTACAACCGCTTCAACACGCTCAGCATCACCATGGGTCAGCGGCTCCAGAACAaggtgtgtggcctgtgtgggaACTTCAATGGAGACCCCAGTGACGACTACATCACCTCCAGGGGCAAACCAGCTGTCAGTGCCCTGGAGCTGGCCCAGAGCTGGAAGACCAATGGTATGCAGAACAG TTGTGATGAGACCCAGTACGTGGCACTTGCCCAGTCCTGTGAGAACACAGCAGTGCTGGGGCTTCAGGGTGAAGACAGCTGCCAGAAGCTGACCCAGATGAAGGGCTTTTTTCAGCCCTGCCACGGTCTGCTGGATCCCCGACCTTTCTACCAATCTTGCTACCTGGATGGCTGCTACAATCACCGCAAGGCTCAAGTCTGTGGCTCACTGGCAGCCTATGCCGAGGCTTGCCGCTCCCTAGGCATCCTGACCACCAAGTGGATCACCCAAGAGAACTGCT CAGAATGGATTTATGACCCCTGTGCAGGAGAGATCTGTACAAACAATACCTGTGAGCAGGAGAATGGAGGGGACCTGTGTGGCTGTCCAGAGCTACCCAGCAGCCCCGGGG TGGATGACGACATCATCCAGGCAGAAGTGGTCTGTAAGCATGCACAGATGGAGGTGTCCATCTCGAAATGTAAACTCTTCCAGCTGGGCTTTGAGAGAGAGGATGTCAGGATCAATGACCAGCACTGCCCCGGCATCGAGGGAGAGGATTTCATCTCCTTCCACATCAACAACACCAAGGGACACTGTGGCTCCATCGTACAG TCCAATGGCACGCACATCATGTACAAGAATACTGTATGGATAGAGAGTGTGAACAACACCGGGAATGTCATTACAAGAGACAAAACCATTAATGTCGAGTTCTCCTGTGCTTATGAACTGGACCTCAAGATCTCTCTGGAGACAGTCCTCAAGCCCATGCTCAG TGTGATCAACCTCACCCTTCCTACTCAGGAGGGCAACTTCATCACCAAGATGGCTCTGTATAAGAATTCCTCCTACCGCCAGCCATACAGGGAGGGTGAGGTGGTGCTCAGCACACGAGACATACTCTTCGTCGGGGTCTTTGTGGAGGGTGCAGATGAAAACCAACTCATCCTCATCGTAAACATGTGCTGGGCCACACCGACCCGCTACAGCAGTGACCGGCTTCGCTATATTATCATAGAGAGAGG GTGTCCAAACATCAAGGACAACACCATTGGTATGGCGGAAAATGGTGTATCTCTCACCTGTCGCTTTCACATAACTGTCTTCAAGTTCATCGGAGACTATGATGAGGTCCACCTCCATTGTGATGTGTCCCTGTGTGACTCAGAGACAAATGCCTGCAAAGTG AACTGTCCACACAACAGGAGGATGTACTCAAAGAACAGTGAACATAAACAGCACATACTTTCTGTGGGACCCATCAGAAAAAGAG AATCTGACTGGTGTGAAGTAAACAATGGTGGCTGTGAGCAGATCTGTACCAGTAAGACCACTGGGCCTGTCTGCAGCTGTGTGACTGGGATGCTGCAAAGAGATGGCAAAAGTTGTCGGGGTGAGCAGAAATGTGTGAACACATAA